In Streptomyces puniciscabiei, a single genomic region encodes these proteins:
- a CDS encoding SDR family NAD(P)-dependent oxidoreductase: MDTKGRIALVAGGTSGLGRAVAERLLAAGAEVVVMGRDAERGRAATAELGGGASFVAGDITDQDDVAAAVAEAERRGGPHIVVNCAGATGAGRVVGRAGPLPLAEFARLVQVNLIGAFDLVRTAAAAMTRRPHADEDEERGVIVCTSSIAAYDGQQGQAAYAASKAGVVGMTLPLARDLAVHAVRVVTVAPGLFDTPMFAGLPERVRGALVGGTPYPRRLGRPEEFAALVQHIVENPMINGEVVRLDGASRLATT, translated from the coding sequence ATGGACACCAAAGGAAGGATCGCGCTCGTCGCCGGCGGCACGTCCGGCCTCGGCCGCGCCGTGGCCGAGCGGCTGCTGGCGGCGGGTGCCGAAGTGGTCGTCATGGGACGGGACGCGGAGCGCGGGCGGGCCGCCACGGCGGAGCTGGGCGGTGGCGCCTCGTTCGTGGCCGGTGACATCACCGACCAGGACGACGTGGCCGCGGCGGTCGCCGAGGCCGAGCGCAGGGGCGGACCGCACATCGTCGTCAACTGTGCGGGTGCCACGGGTGCCGGCCGGGTCGTGGGCCGTGCGGGCCCGCTGCCCCTCGCCGAGTTCGCGCGCCTGGTCCAGGTGAACCTGATCGGCGCCTTCGACCTGGTCCGCACCGCGGCAGCGGCGATGACCCGCCGGCCGCACGCCGACGAGGACGAGGAACGCGGTGTCATCGTCTGCACGTCCTCCATCGCGGCGTACGACGGGCAGCAGGGCCAGGCGGCCTACGCGGCCTCGAAGGCGGGCGTCGTCGGCATGACCCTGCCGCTCGCCCGCGACCTTGCCGTACACGCCGTCCGCGTGGTGACGGTCGCCCCCGGCCTCTTCGACACCCCCATGTTCGCCGGGCTGCCCGAGCGGGTGCGCGGCGCCCTGGTGGGCGGCACCCCCTACCCGCGACGGCTGGGCCGCCCCGAGGAGTTCGCGGCCCTGGTCCAGCACATCGTGGAGAACCCCATGATCAACGGTGAGGTCGTCCGGCTCGACGGGGCCTCACGCCTCGCGACTACCTGA
- a CDS encoding class I adenylate-forming enzyme family protein, producing MADSTQFRSWLESRVADCDDDEVWAVGETVVTRRQLRNRVEYERAALTSRSITEGSAVAVQMMPSFTLLSTLFALWSVGAQVQLLDPRLTKTETARLLDLCEPQFHITSGDLGGVFSSFRDETPVEVNRLRPGRAAESGHPLVQFSSGSTGLPKVIGRTGASLRAEIERFARLPEMPRTGERVLLLSSIMHSFGLIGGVLHGLDVGAPLHFSSRPQARDLVRIMAEREITAVFGVPLHFGLLCRAPDIPELPALRLAVSGGEILDAKVYEEFKKAYGIAIGQAYGMTETGILATDLGGRYGPPAVGELVPGIRAEVRENTLRVRLEESPYLYADRADRFQDGWLDTKDRCVVRPGSAALEIVGRADSLVAVGGLKVDLTEVEQVVTEHPAVKEAVVVFGESIEAHVVTTGQVSRGELLGWCRERLAPYKLPRVFHCVARLPRTSNGKVVRNPELLHTARAQGPRMPVS from the coding sequence ATGGCCGACAGCACACAGTTCAGGTCCTGGCTCGAATCCCGTGTGGCGGACTGCGACGACGACGAGGTCTGGGCCGTCGGGGAGACCGTGGTCACCCGGCGCCAGCTGAGAAACCGCGTGGAGTACGAGCGTGCGGCGCTGACGTCGCGCAGCATCACCGAGGGCAGCGCGGTGGCCGTGCAGATGATGCCGAGCTTCACCCTGCTGTCGACCCTGTTCGCTCTCTGGTCCGTCGGCGCCCAGGTACAGCTCCTCGATCCGCGGCTGACCAAGACGGAGACCGCCCGGCTGCTCGACCTGTGCGAGCCGCAGTTCCACATCACCTCCGGTGATCTCGGCGGAGTGTTCAGCTCGTTCCGCGACGAGACGCCCGTGGAGGTGAACAGGCTGCGCCCGGGGCGTGCCGCCGAGTCCGGCCATCCGCTGGTGCAGTTCAGCTCGGGCTCGACGGGACTGCCCAAGGTGATCGGCCGCACCGGCGCGTCGCTGCGCGCGGAGATCGAGCGCTTCGCGCGGCTCCCCGAGATGCCACGCACGGGCGAGCGGGTGCTGCTGCTCAGCTCGATCATGCATTCCTTCGGCCTGATCGGCGGGGTCCTGCACGGTCTCGACGTCGGCGCCCCGCTGCACTTCAGCAGCCGGCCGCAGGCCCGGGACCTGGTGCGGATCATGGCCGAACGGGAGATCACGGCCGTCTTCGGCGTGCCACTGCACTTCGGCCTGCTGTGCCGCGCCCCGGACATCCCCGAACTCCCGGCGCTGCGACTGGCGGTGAGCGGCGGCGAGATCCTCGACGCCAAGGTCTACGAGGAGTTCAAGAAGGCCTACGGCATCGCCATCGGCCAGGCGTACGGCATGACCGAGACCGGGATCCTGGCGACGGACCTGGGCGGCCGCTACGGGCCTCCGGCCGTCGGCGAGCTGGTGCCGGGCATTCGGGCCGAGGTCAGGGAGAACACCCTGCGGGTCCGGCTGGAGGAGTCGCCGTACCTGTACGCGGATCGTGCGGACCGTTTCCAGGACGGCTGGCTCGACACCAAGGACCGCTGCGTGGTGCGGCCCGGCAGTGCGGCGCTGGAGATCGTCGGCCGCGCCGACTCCCTGGTCGCGGTGGGCGGTCTGAAGGTGGACCTGACGGAGGTCGAGCAGGTCGTCACCGAGCACCCCGCCGTCAAGGAAGCGGTGGTGGTGTTCGGCGAGTCGATCGAGGCCCATGTGGTGACCACCGGCCAGGTGTCCCGCGGCGAACTCCTCGGCTGGTGCCGGGAGCGGCTGGCGCCGTACAAGCTGCCGCGCGTCTTCCACTGCGTCGCCCGGCTGCCGCGCACCTCGAACGGGAAGGTCGTGCGCAATCCCGAGCTGCTGCACACCGCGAGGGCGCAGGGTCCGAGAATGCCGGTGTCCTGA